Below is a genomic region from bacterium.
GGCAGCCGCGCGCGCGGCAGGTTCGTTCTCTTCGATGAGATCTTCGTATGCGTTCGCATTCGTCCTGCCCCCGTATGTTGCCGTCCGTTCGTGGAGAATAGTATCGAGTCCGGAAAGGATGCCCGGCAGGTCGCTCCACGCCGTTGCGGCGCTATCGAAGCCGCTCCCGCGCGCGCTCGTGATGCTGTTCCCCGACGAGCTTATGGCCTGCTGGTATGAAATCTCGGCGCTCGCAAGGTTTGCCCCGGCGTCCCGTACCGACTTCTCCGCGGAGGTCGTATCGAGTTTCAGAAGGAGGGTTCCGGCCCCGACCTTCTGGCCCGCTTTAACTCCGACGTATGTAACGGTGCCCGAGCCCTCGGGCTTGAGCGCCGCTTCGGTCGTCGCGGATACTTGGCCGCTTCCGGTGACGGAAGAAACGATCGTCGACACCTTCGCATTCGCGGTCACATATGTCGTCGGAGCAGCGTTCGTCGCGAGCGCCGAATAGGCCCAATAGCCTGCGGCAAGAACCGCGATGATAATGATTCCTGTGATGGCGGTATGAGCCTTGGTATACGCAAGGGCGCGGGAGGGAAGCGAACGGGCGGAACCTGCGAGCGTGTCTATGGGCATGGCCGGGATATATGAGGATATTCCCTTAGTACGCGCCACACCGTCATTTCATGCATTGTCTAATGTCTATATGGCTACTCTCAACCTCTAACTGCCCGCATATGATACCACGTATGTATACCCACCTAACGTTCGAGGAACGAGAATGCATTGGTCTTATGCGTGCAGCCTACTTCTGGCCAGTCGAAATCGCACGCGAGCTCAATCGCGATCCTAAAACCATCAGACGAGAGCTCAGACGCTCGAAACCGTTGTTTGAAGGATACCGACCAAGCCGGGCACACAAAGATGCACGAAAGAAAAAGAAAATCCCGAGACGCGGGAAGAAGCTCAACTACGCGCCTCTTCAGCGTGTCGTGTATGCAAAGCTCCGGCTTCGCTGGAGCCCGGAGCAGATTGCGCAGTACTTGAAACAGCACTACGCTACAGATACTCGTATGCAAGTCTCCCACGAATCCATCTACACCTATATCTATGTGCTCCCGCGCGGGAGCCTCCGCAAGGAGCTTACGTCGTACCTGCGCCAGGGCGCCGAAGGGCGCAGGCGCAGGTATCGGGTGCACGACAGGCGAGGAAAGATACCCAATATGGTGAGTATTCACGAGCGCCCCAAAGAAACGGAAGACCGCTCAGTACCTGGACACTGGGAGAGCGACCTCATTATCGGCAAAGGACATCAATCAGCCATTGCGACCTTGGTGGAACGCACCACGCGCATGACCATTCTGGTGCCGCTCAGAGAAAAGACCGCTCCTGCGGTGCGCATGGCACTTACGAAAACCGTGAAGAGCTTGCCCCGCGAAGCCTTCCGATCAATCACCCATGATCGCGGCAGCGAGATGGCTGAGCACGAACTCTTCACCAAAGAGACCAGGGTGCAGGTGTATTTCGCTGATCCACAAAGCCCGTGGCAGCGTGGTACAAACGAAAATACCAATGGCCTTATTCGTCAGTATTTCCCCAAGGGAACGGACTTCCGGCGGGTGCCAACTAAGTATTTGAAGCAAGCGCAGAAGCAGCTCAATACTCGGCCCAGAAAAGCTATCGGCTTCAAAACACCTGAAGAAGCATTTGCGCTATTATTAAAGAAGCGGGCATTTAGAGTTTGAATTCAAGATGTCTCTCGATGGATTCCCAAGAGGCTTTAATTAAGAAAACAGGCCGCTCAGGTATTCAAGCGGCCTGTTCAAGGTTTGCATTTAAGCGCTTCCGTATGGGAGATGATGTACTCCCGATAACCATTCGTTCCGTTGAGAGGACGC
It encodes:
- a CDS encoding IS30 family transposase, which gives rise to MYTHLTFEERECIGLMRAAYFWPVEIARELNRDPKTIRRELRRSKPLFEGYRPSRAHKDARKKKKIPRRGKKLNYAPLQRVVYAKLRLRWSPEQIAQYLKQHYATDTRMQVSHESIYTYIYVLPRGSLRKELTSYLRQGAEGRRRRYRVHDRRGKIPNMVSIHERPKETEDRSVPGHWESDLIIGKGHQSAIATLVERTTRMTILVPLREKTAPAVRMALTKTVKSLPREAFRSITHDRGSEMAEHELFTKETRVQVYFADPQSPWQRGTNENTNGLIRQYFPKGTDFRRVPTKYLKQAQKQLNTRPRKAIGFKTPEEAFALLLKKRAFRV